One Mustelus asterias unplaced genomic scaffold, sMusAst1.hap1.1 HAP1_SCAFFOLD_2158, whole genome shotgun sequence genomic window carries:
- the LOC144489414 gene encoding uncharacterized protein LOC144489414, translated as MLSNLEEHKDTCTMEKPWKCGDCGKGCKTPSELQTHRCIHTGEKPYTCSVCGKGFTRLYHLQRHQLVHTGERAFICFECGNGFAHLPDLQRHQRVHTGERPFTCLVCGKGFMQLSNLSKHKVTHSNEKPFKCSDCGSGFKSSRELMIHQRIHTGERPFSCSHCAKKFRTSSHQREHQRIHTRERPFTCSVCGKGFTHSSTLLSHNLTHTQERPFKCSDCGNGFKSSRDLMSHQRIHTEERPFSCSLCTNKFRTSSNLTEHQRVHTGERPFTCCVCGKGFTQSSSLLRHQRVHK; from the coding sequence ATGTTGTCAAACCTGGAGGAACACAAGgatacctgcaccatggagaaaccgtggaaatgtggggactgtgggaagggttgtAAAACCCCCTCTGAGCTGCAAACTCATCgatgtattcacactggagagaagccgtacacctgttctgtgtgtgggaagggattcactcggttgtatcatctgcagcgacatcagctggttcacactggagaaagagcgttcatctgctttgaatgtgggaacggattcgctcatttacccgatctgcagagacaccagcgtgttcacactggagagagaccattcacctgcttggtgtgtgggaaaggatttatgcagttatccaacctgtcgaaacacaaagtcactcacagcaatgagaaaccctttaaatgctctgattgtggaagtggtttcaaaagctctcgggaactgatgatccaccagcggattcacactggggagagaccgttcagctgctctcactgcgcaaagaaatttagaacatcatcccaccagcgggagcaccaacgaattcacaccagggagagaccgttcacctgctctgtgtgtgggaagggattcactcattcatccaccctgctgagtcacaatctcactcatacccaggagagaccctttaaatgctctgactgtggaaatggtttcaaaagttctcgggatctgatgtcccaccagcgcattcacactgaggagagaccattcagctgttctctctgcacaaataaatttagaacgtcatccaacctgacggaacaccagcgagttcacactggggagagaccgttcacctgctgtgtgtgtgggaagggattcactcagtcatccagcctgctgagacaccagcgagttcacaagtga
- the LOC144489415 gene encoding uncharacterized protein LOC144489415, with product MEKAWKCVDCGKGYMCPSRLEIHRRSHTGERPFSCCVCGKGFTQSSELRTHQLIHTGERPFTCSVCGKGFTQLSSLQTHQRVHTGERPFTCPKCEKGFTNSSSLRTHQRVHTGERPYTCSQCGKGFRVSSQLLRHQQVHE from the coding sequence atggagaaagcatggaaatgtgtggactgtgggaagggatacatgtgcccatctcggctggaaattcatcgacgcagtcacactggggagaggccgttcagctgctgtgtgtgtggaaagggattcactcagtcatctgaactgcggacacaccaactaattcacactggggagaggccattcacctgctctgtgtgtgggaagggattcactcagttatccagcctgcagacacaccagcgagttcacaccggagagaggccgttcacctgcccgaagtgtgagaagggattcactaactcatccagcctgcggacacaccagcgagttcacactggggagaggccgtacacctgctctcagtgtgggaagggattcagagtttcatcccagctgctgagacaccaacaagttcacgagtga